Proteins co-encoded in one Thamnophis elegans isolate rThaEle1 chromosome 1, rThaEle1.pri, whole genome shotgun sequence genomic window:
- the LOC116503210 gene encoding olfactory receptor 9G4-like, which translates to MELEDNRTILSDFVIVGFTTDPFLRTIFFVVFLTSYILTLTGNLGLMTLIYLDSRLHTPMYFFVGSLSFLDVWYSSVYTPRILYDCVSKNNHISLAGCAAQFFFSAGLGWSECFLLAFMAYDRFVAICNPLLYAIAMPKKLCIQLVVGAYIVGFANAIVHTGNTFRLRFCGSNIINHYFCDEPPLVKMSCDDTREYELILTAVICFNLLAATAVIMKSYVGIVVAIIRIRSAAGRRKAFSTCSAHLVSVSLFYGSMLIIYSTPKSYHTPNWDKTNALFYTVVNPLVNPLIYSLRNKDVKAAFKKVWEKFTAHK; encoded by the coding sequence ATGGAACTTGAAGATAATCGCACAATCCTTAGTGATTTTGTGATTGTTGGATTTACAACAGATCCATTTCTACGCACAATATTCTTTGTGGTATTCTTGACTTCATACATCCTAACATTGACTGGGAATTTAGGCCTTATGACACTGATCTACCTGGACTCCCGCTTGCACACACCCATGTACTTCTTTGTGGGTAGCCTTTCTTTCCTGGATGTCTGGTACTCCTCAGTCTACACTCCTCGGATCTTGTATGACTGTGTATCCAAGAACAACCACATTTCCTTAGCCGGTTGTGCAGCCCAGTTCTTTTTCTCTGCTGGATTGGGCTGGAGTGAATGCTTCCTACTGGCCTTCATGGCCTATGACCGCTTTGTGGCCATCTGCAACCCACTCCTTTATGCCATTGCCATGCCCAAGAAGCTGTGCATCCAGCTGGTGGTAGGAGCCTACATAGTTGGATTTGCCAATGCAATTGTACATACCGGTAACACTTTCCGTCTACGCTTCTGTGGTAGTAATATTATCAACCACTATTTTTGTGATGAGCCACCACTTGTGAAGATGTCTTGTGATGATACAAGAGAATATGAGCTCATCTTGACTGCTGTCATTTGTTTCAATCTGCTGGCAGCCACTGCTGTCATCATGAAGTCCTATGTTGGTATTGTGGTAGCCATTATTCGCATACGTTCGGCTGCAGGGAGACGCAAAGCTTTCTCCACTTGCTCAGCTCACctggtctctgtctctcttttctatGGCTCCATGCTTATCATATACTCCACCCCTAAGTCTTATCACACTCCAAATTGGGACAAGACAAATGCATTGTTCTACACGGTAGTCAACCCTCTGGTCAACCCTTTGATTTACAGCTTACGGAACAAAGATGTGAAGGCAGCCTTCAagaaagtctgggagaaattcaCAGCACACAAATGA
- the LOC116503373 gene encoding olfactory receptor 9G4-like, with the protein MDIEDNRTLITDFVLVGFTSDPFLRTIVFAVFLALYILTLIGNLGLITLIYLDSRLHTPMYFFVGSLSFLDVWYSTVYTPRILYDCLSKNNRISLPGCAAQFFFSAGFGWSECFLLAFMAYDRFVAICNPLLYTIAMPKKLCVQLVVGAYTMGFANAIAHTSNTFRLHFCGNNIINHYFCDVPPLVKMSCDDTRVYEVILTAVIGFSLLAATVVIVKSYIGVVAAIIRIRSVAGRRKAFSTCSAHLVSVSLFYGTILIIYSTPKSYHTPNWDKTNALFYTVVNPLINPLIYSLRNKDVKAAFKKVWGRFTAPK; encoded by the coding sequence ATGGACATTGAAGACAATCGCACATTGATTACTGATTTTGTGTTGGTTGGGTTTACATCAGACCCATTTCTACGCACAATTGTCTTTGCCGTATTTTTGGCGCTGTACATCCTAACACTGATTGGGAATCTGGGACTCATAACCCTGATCTACCTAGACTCCCGCTTGCACACACCCATGTACTTCTTTGTGGGCAGCCTTTCCTTCCTAGATGTGTGGTACTCCACGGTCTACACTCCTCGGATCTTATATGATTGTTTATCCAAGAACAACCGCATTTCCTTACCCGGTTGTGCAGCCCAGTTCTTTTTCTCTGCTGGATTTGGCTGGAGTGAATGCTTCCTATTGGCCTTCATGGCTTATGACCGCTTTGTGGCCATCTGCAACCCATTGCTTTACACCATTGCCATGCCCAAGAAGCTCTGTGTCCAGCTGGTGGTGGGAGCCTATACAATGGGATTTGCCAATGCTATTGCACACACCAGTAACACATTCCGCCTACACTTCTGTGGTAATAATATCATCAACCACTACTTTTGTGATGTGCCACCACTTGTGAAGATGTCCTGTGATGATACAAGAGTATATGAAGTCATCCTGACTGCTGTCATTGGTTTCAGTTTGCTGGCAGCCACTGTTGTCATTGTGAAGTCTTACATTGGTGTTGTGGCAGCCATTATTCGCATCCGTTCGGTTGCAGGGAGACGCAAAGCTTTCTCCACTTGCTCAGCTCACCTGGTCTCTGTCTCCCTTTTCTATGGCACCATCCTTATCATCTACTCCACCCCTAAGTCCTATCACACTCCAAATTGGGACAAGACAAATGCTTTGTTCTACACAGTAGTCAATCCTCTGATCAACCCTTTGATTTACAGTTTACGCAATAAAGATGTAAAGGCAGCCTTCAAGAAAGTCTGGGGGAGATTCACAGCCCCCAAATAA